The sequence GCTGCCGTTCGCGGTGTGGATGAACCGCCGGGTGGGCCGCCGCCGACGCGCGATCGTGCGCACCCGCCAGGAGAAGGCCGCCGATCTCTCCGCCGGCATCCAGGAGTCGCTGTCCGTCTCCGGGATCCTGCTGGGCGTCACGATGGGCCGCACCCAGGCGCTGAGCGACACCTTCGCCGCCGACTCGCAGGAGCTGGCGGACCTCGAGGTGCGCTCCGAGATGGCCGGACGCTGGCACATGGCCGTCTTCACCACCCTGATGGCGCTGTTCCCCGCCCTGACCTACTTCCTCGGCGGGCACCTGCTCTTCGCCGACCCCACCGGGGAGGGCGTCACGATCGGCACGCTGGTGGCGTTCATCGCCCTGCAGTCGAGCCTGTTCCCCCAGCTCAACGGACTGCTGCGGGTCGCGAACCAGGTCAACAGCTCCCTCGCGCTGTTCGCGCGGGTCTTCGAATACCTCGACGCCCCGATCCTCATCCAGGACGCCCCCGACGCGGTGGCGCTGGAGGCGGCGACCGTGCGCGGCGAGATCCGCTTCGAGGGCGTGGACTTCACCTACCCGGGCGCGGAGGAGCCGGCGCTGCACGGCATCGACCTGGTGATCCCGGCCGGGAAGCACACCGCACTGGTGGGCGCCACCGGCTCGGGCAAGACCAGCACCGGATACCTCATGGCGCGGCTCTACGAGCCGACCGCCGGACGGATCACCCTGGACGGCCACGACCTGCGGGAGATCACCATGGACTCCCTGGCCGCCAGCATCGGCGTGGTCACGCAGGAGACGTACCTGCTGCACGCCACGATCGCGGAGAACCTGCGCTTCGCCCGCCCCGGGGCGAGCGACGAGGATCTGGTCAGCGCCTGCCGCATCGCCCAGATCCACGAGCACATCGAGTCGCTGCCCGAGGGGTACGCCACCGTGGTGGGGGAGCGCGGCTACCGCTTCTCCGGCGGGGAGAAGCAGCGCCTGGCGCTGGCCCGCACGATCCTGCGCGACCCGCCCGTGCTGCTGCTGGACGAGGCGACCTCCGCCCTGGACGTGGCCACCGAACGGGCGATGTCCGGGGCGCTGGACGCCGCCGCCCGCGGCCGCACCACCGTCTCGATCGCCCACCGCTTCTCGACCATCCGCCACGCCGACCAGATCCTCGTCCTGCAGCACGGGCGGATCCTCGAGCGCGGCACCTACGACGAGCTGGTCGGCCGCGGGGGCCTGTTCGCCCAGCTCGCGCTCGCCGATGCGCGCCGCGATGATGCCGGGAGCTCCGCGCCCGAGGAGACGACTGTGCGCCCCTGAGGCGAGGACGAGAGGCTGCGAGCGCGACGGGTCGAGCCGCCCGGGTACGACCAAAGGGGGAGGCGGATGTCCACCCTGCGCTGGATGTGCTGACGCCGCCGGCGCGGGAGGATCGAGGCGTCGGGGATGCGGCAGCCGCGCGAGCGGCGCGGCATCCTGCTGATCACCTGGGTGGGAAGGACCTCGGCATGGCGATGACGCGAACGCGGGATGCGGCCAGGGCGCGGCGCGCCGCGAAGCCCGCCGTCGGTCGCCCGGTGCTGTTCGCGGTCCTCCTGGTGGTGGCGGCGCTGGGCATGCTCGGCCTGCTGGTCGCGGGGCCGACCATCACGCTGCCCTTCGGCATCGCCTGCTCCGCCGGCCTCATGGCGCTGGTGGCGGTCGCCTGGGTGGTCGCCGGGCCGCGGCTCTGAACCTCCGACCGCCGAGGCGCCGTCCATCCCGCCCGTGAGGCGGGGAGCCGCCGAGCCCCGGAGGGCGCTCAGCTGTCGCTCAGATGTCGATCTCGATGTCGCCCTCGCCGCGGGAGACGCAGGTGATCATCTGATCGTCCTTCTCGTCATCCATGAGGAACTCGTCCATGTGCTCGACCTCGCCGGAGACCAGGGGCACCACGCAGGTGCCGCACACGCCGCCCTCGCACGAGTAGTCCATCGAGATCCCCTCGTCGAGCAGCGCTTGGAGGAGGGATTGTCCCTCTGCGACCTCGACCGTGATGCCCGACTTCAGGCACTTGGCGGTGAAGGGCTCTCCGAACAGCGACATCCTCGCTCCTTCTGCATCGACCGCCCTGCGAGCCGGGGCGGCATCCTCGAGCCTCCAGTCTTCCACGACGGAGCCGTCCCCACGGGGTGACTCATGCCTCCTCGACGGAGGCCTCCCGGGCGTCGTCCTCGCCGTCGGGGCGCTGTCCGGCGGCGCTCGTGGCAGAGCCCGGGGCGGGGGTGGAGACGGCGACGCGCGCGGACTGCGGCGCGGGGGACGAGGGGGACAGGGCGAGGGCCGAGGGGCCGAAGCTGAGCGCCAGCAGCGCCGCGGCGCCGAGAGCGGAGGCTCCCGCCGTCGCCCGTTCCCGTCGGGACGGGGTGTGCTCGTCCATGAGACCTCCTGGGTGGTCGGCAGCGACGGTTCGCGCCGCGTCGACCATTGGAGCCTCGGCGGCTGTGCAGGGCCTGTGCGGCGCGGCGGGATTCTCTGGGACGGGCTGTCGTCCGCGTCTCTTCCCGCCCCGGCCGCGTGACCGTCCCGGGCGGGCCGCGTACACTGACCGCCATCGGCACCGACCCGGCCATCACCGGCGAGCCGCGGGAAGAACCGCCCACCGTCCGCTTGCGGGCGCGGGCCCAGTAGAACCCGCCGGGACCAGCCCGTCACAGCTGAGGAACAAGGGGAGACCCCTGCGCCGCATCCGGCGCGAGGGTGTCAACCGAGGTGGTACCGCGCCACCGGCTCCGCGCCGGGAGGCGTCCTCGGGACGCAGTGCCAGCAGCCGCCCCTGTTCCGCCTCGGAGGTCCCGCCCCATGGTCTACCCGGTCACCGGAGACCCTCTCGTCCCCTCGCCGAACCTGCCCGCGCTCGAGAACGCCGTCCAGGAGTTCTGGCGCGTCGACGACACGTTCCGCGCCTCGATCGCCCAGCGCGAGGGTGCCGAGGAGTTCGTCTTCTACGACGGCCCGCCCTTCGCCAACGGCCTGCCCCACTACGGGCACCTGCTCACCGGCTTCGCCAAGGACGTCATCCCGCGGTTCCGCACCATGTGCGGCGACAGGGTGGACCGCCGCTTCGGCTGGGACACCCACGGACTGCCCGCCGAGCTCGAGGCGATGCGGGAGCTCGGCATGACCGAGAAGTCCGAGATCGAGGCGATGGGGCTGAAGGAGTTCAACAACGCCGCGAAGGCCTCGGTGCTGAAGTACACCAAGGAGTGGGAGGAGTACGTCACCCGCCAGGCCCGCTGGGTCGACTTCGAGAACGACTACAAGACCCTCGACGTCACCTTCATGGAGTCCGTGCTGTGGGCGTTCAAGACGCTCTACGACAAGGACCGCGCCTACGAGGGCTACTACGTGCTGCCCTACTGCTGGAAGGACCAGACGCCGCTGTCCGCGCACGAGCTGCGGATGGACGACGACGTCTACCAGGAGCGCCAGGACCAGACCGTCACCGTCACGTT comes from Brachybacterium faecium DSM 4810 and encodes:
- a CDS encoding ferredoxin (PFAM: 2Fe-2S iron-sulfur cluster binding domain) — encoded protein: MSLFGEPFTAKCLKSGITVEVAEGQSLLQALLDEGISMDYSCEGGVCGTCVVPLVSGEVEHMDEFLMDDEKDDQMITCVSRGEGDIEIDI
- a CDS encoding ABC-type multidrug transport system, ATPase and permease component (PFAM: ABC transporter; ABC transporter transmembrane region), with the protein product MTFGGRGGPAGTGGPGRGTGPAEEPAAAQRPDLRRVLALFRPYRATLIGVLLLIVLGAATGVVTPFLIRAIVDVALPEQRADVLAWTVGGLIAVTVVSSALGVTQSMLSTRVGQSVMHDLRVSVYSHLQRMGLGFFTRTRTGEIQSRIFSDIGSMQAVVTSVMTQIVSAAAGVVMALVAMLALDWRLTLFSLIALPFAVWMNRRVGRRRRAIVRTRQEKAADLSAGIQESLSVSGILLGVTMGRTQALSDTFAADSQELADLEVRSEMAGRWHMAVFTTLMALFPALTYFLGGHLLFADPTGEGVTIGTLVAFIALQSSLFPQLNGLLRVANQVNSSLALFARVFEYLDAPILIQDAPDAVALEAATVRGEIRFEGVDFTYPGAEEPALHGIDLVIPAGKHTALVGATGSGKTSTGYLMARLYEPTAGRITLDGHDLREITMDSLAASIGVVTQETYLLHATIAENLRFARPGASDEDLVSACRIAQIHEHIESLPEGYATVVGERGYRFSGGEKQRLALARTILRDPPVLLLDEATSALDVATERAMSGALDAAARGRTTVSIAHRFSTIRHADQILVLQHGRILERGTYDELVGRGGLFAQLALADARRDDAGSSAPEETTVRP